One Triticum dicoccoides isolate Atlit2015 ecotype Zavitan chromosome 4B, WEW_v2.0, whole genome shotgun sequence genomic window carries:
- the LOC119294608 gene encoding uncharacterized protein LOC119294608: MAAPPPPPPALPDDVVVEEILLRLPPDDPGCLFRASLVCKAWRNAVSHPRFRRRYIGLHRHRAPPVLGFLHDWEDGGIPDFFPTTASPFSLAAPDRRFWRPVDCRHGRALFLSDRRLETQELLLWEPITGARRGIPVPAAFRCQWPAAAVFCTADWCDHRDCAGGPFGVVFLFAVEQDRHVVTSACLYSSETGTWGKLNSRQDEFTMEFQNHSSVLVGRSLLYFLSDGGTILEYNLDSGVLAVLDRPPDDYGRGRQRFNLVLAEDGGLGVAEAIDFQLILWKREASDGTDARWVLSRIVDMDSFFVTLSPVLGFAEGANAIFVKTICSLFMVELQSEQAKIVCSSPGFCNLIPVVGFYTPHSRLQVPGGEHHSPAPWLKRLGRGGQQGVSEEKSLEWAQVLFDEGCMAINEKDLAYTADCFRHVLEIRVRHYGGLAPECANTFYHYGGALLCKAREAAIVQVICCWLGTNLRGKGQTDGNMTGDGDDSDLDLAWKMLNTARVIVAKSPEKTMEKVNILNALAEISMTREDRDKSIGYYFEALAILEHLVGPDHFRIVDLNLRIGLASKVGDAIRYSTKAISLCMSHIHNLEIAKEALLADIHNLKIAKETLLADIHNLKIAKEALLADKDLRASAAKGHSGKSTLEDDISYLARMSSRVQKKREELKQAMSTPSDGMDNIMKRVVSQASHEQNLKNTMARTASLTCSQMTRSNNSFHSPTMSTAAPRGSTGSSVTDFEIVGRDMKRAKDESISYEPSPKRLAKPFWALL, translated from the exons ATggcagcaccgccgccgccgccgccggcgctccCGGACGACGTCGTCGTCGAagagatcctcctccgcctcccgcccgACGACCCAGGTTGTCTCTTCCGCGCCTCCCTCGTCTGCAAGGCCTGGAGGAACGCCGTCTCCCATCCCCGCTTCCGCCGCCGCTACATCGggctccaccgccaccgggcaCCCCCCGTGCTCGGCTTCCTCCACGACTGGGAAGACGGGGGCATCCCAGACTTCTTCCCCACCACCGCCTCGCCCTTCTCCCTCGCCGCTCCAGACCGCCGGTTCTGGCGCCCCGTCGACTGCCGCCATGGCCGCGCCCTCTTCCTCTCCGACCGCCGCCTGGAAACTCAGGAACTCCTCTTGTGGGAGCCAATCACGGGCGCCCGTCGGGGCATACCGGTGCCCGCGGCGTTCAGGTGCCAGTGGCCGGCCGCGGCAGTGTTCTGCACAGCGGACTGGTGCGACCACCGCGACTGTGCGGGAGGTCCCTTCGGCGTGGTCTTCCTCTTCGCCGTCGAACAAGACCGGCACGTTGTCACATCGGCGTGCTTGTACTCGTCGGAGACTGGCACATGGGGCAAGCTGAACTCGAGGCAAGATGAGTTCACCATGGAATTTCAGAACCATTCCAGCGTGCTGGTTGGGAGGTCTCTGCTCTACTTCCTGTCCGACGGTGGGACGATCCTGGAGTACAATTTGGACAGTGGTGTACTGGCTGTGTTGGATAGACCACCTGACGATTACGGCAGGGGCCGCCAAAGATTTAACCTCGTGCTGGCGGAGGATGGTGGACTGGGGGTTGCCGAAGCCATTGATTTTCAGCTCATATTGTGGAAAAGGGAGGCGAGTGATGGCACTGATGCACGATGGGTGCTGAGCCGGATCGTCGACATGGACAGTTTCTTCGTCACACTTTCTCCAGTGTTGGGCTTTGCGGAGGGAGCAAATGCTATTTTTGTGAAAACTATTTGTAGCCTCTTCATGGTTGAGCTACAGTCGGAGCAGGCGAAAATTGTGTGCTCTAGTCCTGGCTTCTGTAATTTGATTCCAGTTGTCGGCTTCTACACTCCACATTCTAGGCTCCAAGTGCCCGGTGGTGAACACCACAGCCCAGCGCCGTGGCTGAAACGACTGGGAAGGGGTGGTCAGCAAGGGGTCTCGGAGGAGAAATCACTAGAATGGGCGCAGGTGCTGTTTGATGAGGGGTGCATGGCTATCAATGAGAAGGACTTGGCCTACACGGCTGACTGCTTCAGACATGTTCTCGAGATCAG GGTTCGACATTATGGAGGCCTTGCTCCTGAGTGTGCTAACACGTTTTACCATTATGGAGGTGCCTTGTTATGCAAAGCTCGGGAGGCAGCTATCGTTCAGGTAAT TTGTTGTTGGTTAGGGACAAACTTGCGTGGCAAAGGTCAGACGGATGGGAACATGACAGgcgatggagatgattctgatttGGATTTGGCCTGGAAAATGTTGAATACTGCAAGGGTGATAGTTGCCAAGAGTCCAGAGAAGACAATGGAGAAGGTTAATATATTGAATGCTCTAGCTGAAATCTCCATGACAAGAG AGGACAGAGACAAATCAATCGGTTACTACTTCGAAGCTTTAGCGATCTTGGAACATTTGGTTGGGCCTGACCATTTTCGAATTGTCGATCT AAACCTCCGCATAGGTTTGGCATCCAAGGTTGGAGATGCAATCAGATATAGTACAAAGGCTATTTCATTATGCATGTCGCATATACATAATCTGGAAATTGCCAAGGAAGCTTTGTTGGCTGATATACATAATCTGAAAATTGCCAAGGAAACTTTGTTGGCTGATATACATAATCTGAAAATTGCCAAGGAAGCTTTGTTGGCTGATAAAGACCTTAGAGCATCTGCTGCTAAAGGACACTCAGGAAAGTCGACTCTGGAAGATGATATATCTTACCTTGCTAGAATGTCGTCTCGAGTCCAGAAGAAG CGTGAAGAACTGAAGCAAGCAATGTCAACCCCAAGCGACGGCATGGATAATATTATGAAGAGGGTGGTCTCACAGGCAAGTCATGAGCAGAATCTTAAGAATACTATGGCAAGAACTGCATCTTTGACTTGTTCACAGATGACACGATCAAACAACAGTTTCCATTCCCCAACTATGTCAACGGCAGCACCAAGAGGAAGCACTGGAAGTAGCGTAACCGACTTTGAGATTGTTGGCAGAGACATGAAACGAGCTAAAGATGAGTCGATCTCCTACGAACCTTCTCCAAAGAGACTTGCGAAACCATTTTGGGCGTTACTGTAG